A genome region from Pseudomonas helmanticensis includes the following:
- a CDS encoding alpha/beta hydrolase-fold protein encodes MKTLFAMTMAAAIILCTPVLHATETPDAEEIAFNALSPVVSALINADDVEELMERAEKLESSDTLQAIAVYLAASREDPKQLQAPYQVAALFARRGDDKLAERFLREADDRGLWFGPLMAGDEDFADLRESDTYKTVLAHAQERYRKIAVGKVGAISVLNPSASIPVPKACRPVVVWLHGYGVNGELDEGYQPLADTGAIILGINGTQMINAVDSFRWIGPGFEGTHQTVQNGLKTLEAQQCIDRKRVFLMGFSQGSQHAGALLAQHPDDYAGALLLSPGGNQPTPTESKARGKRVFVINGEKEGPGNQQMSADFRKLFSDGNEVKSRTHEAGHTFPEDWSTSLPQALRWLMGEEA; translated from the coding sequence GTGAAGACGCTATTTGCCATGACGATGGCCGCCGCCATCATTCTCTGCACTCCCGTCCTGCATGCGACGGAAACTCCCGATGCCGAAGAAATCGCGTTCAACGCACTGAGCCCGGTGGTCTCGGCATTGATCAATGCCGACGACGTCGAGGAACTGATGGAGCGCGCGGAAAAGCTCGAATCGTCCGATACGTTGCAGGCCATTGCCGTCTATCTGGCCGCCAGCCGTGAAGATCCGAAACAATTGCAGGCGCCTTATCAGGTCGCGGCGCTGTTTGCTCGTCGTGGTGACGACAAATTGGCCGAGCGCTTCCTGCGCGAAGCCGATGATCGTGGTTTGTGGTTCGGCCCATTGATGGCTGGCGATGAGGATTTTGCTGATCTGCGCGAATCTGACACCTACAAAACCGTGCTGGCGCACGCGCAGGAACGCTACCGGAAAATTGCCGTGGGCAAGGTTGGCGCGATATCGGTGCTCAACCCGTCGGCAAGCATTCCGGTGCCCAAAGCCTGCCGGCCGGTAGTGGTCTGGCTGCACGGTTATGGCGTCAATGGTGAACTGGATGAGGGCTACCAACCGCTGGCTGACACGGGCGCAATCATTCTAGGGATCAACGGTACGCAAATGATCAACGCGGTCGACAGCTTCCGCTGGATCGGCCCAGGTTTTGAAGGTACTCATCAAACGGTGCAGAATGGCCTCAAAACCCTCGAAGCCCAGCAATGCATCGACCGCAAACGCGTGTTCCTGATGGGTTTCTCGCAAGGCTCGCAACACGCCGGCGCCTTGTTGGCGCAACACCCGGACGATTACGCCGGCGCACTGCTGCTGTCACCCGGCGGCAATCAGCCGACGCCTACCGAAAGCAAGGCACGCGGCAAACGTGTGTTTGTCATCAACGGTGAGAAAGAAGGACCGGGCAATCAACAGATGAGCGCCGATTTCCGCAAGCTGTTCAGCGACGGCAACGAGGTAAAGTCGCGCACTCACGAGGCTGGACACACTTTTCCGGAGGACTGGAGCACTTCGCTGCCGCAGGCATTGCGCTGGTTGATGGGGGAGGAGGCTTGA
- a CDS encoding GlcG/HbpS family heme-binding protein: MSALTLKVAVNLVNEAITAGRGINAAPLTIAVLDTGGHLITLQREDGASLLRPNIAIGKAWGAIALGKGSRLLALDAQQRPAFIAALNSMGQGSVVPAPGGVLIRDQAGNVLGAIGISGDLSDIDEQVAIKAVEALDLRADAGVAA; the protein is encoded by the coding sequence ATGAGCGCTTTAACCTTGAAAGTCGCAGTCAACCTGGTCAACGAAGCCATCACGGCCGGGCGGGGCATCAACGCCGCGCCGCTGACCATCGCGGTACTCGATACCGGCGGCCACCTGATCACCCTGCAGCGCGAAGACGGCGCGAGCCTGCTGCGCCCGAACATCGCCATCGGCAAAGCCTGGGGCGCCATCGCTCTGGGCAAAGGCTCACGCCTGCTGGCACTTGATGCACAACAACGCCCGGCCTTTATTGCCGCGCTGAACAGCATGGGCCAGGGCAGCGTCGTGCCGGCACCGGGCGGTGTGTTGATTCGTGATCAGGCCGGCAATGTGCTGGGAGCGATCGGGATTAGCGGCGATCTGTCGGATATCGATGAGCAAGTGGCGATCAAAGCGGTGGAGGCGCTGGACCTGCGTGCGGATGCGGGGGTGGCGGCCTGA